Within Gymnogyps californianus isolate 813 chromosome 27, ASM1813914v2, whole genome shotgun sequence, the genomic segment CTCGAGCGCAGGCATTCAGACTGCTGGGCAGTTGTCTGCAAGCATGCAGTCAAGCTCAGCTAAAGTGAGTCCTTGAGAACCTGCAGGTATCTGCAGCCCTCTGTGCATCCTGCAGCTAAAAACACCATCTGGTCTCTCTGGGCAAACTGGCTGCAAGGAATTATTGGGGAATTGTAGCATGATATGCTTATGTGTATGCTGGAAACCTGTCTGATGCAGGTAAAGTCTTTGAGACTGTCATGTGATTTCATGTAGAGCAGTACAACACCCTTGAAGCACTCGGAGTTGACAAGAGGTCCTCTGATCAATCAGATGTTCAGTTTTCTCTCAACATTGATCTCTTCATAGCTCTCTTCTGCACGTCTCTGGCATTCTGACCCTTCAGCATGTGTTGGGTTTGTCGTTGGCTTTTCAGGCACTACAGTCTGGATGCGTATCTGCCTCTCCGCTTGCGGCCAGAGTCCATGGAGAAGTTGCACTGTCTCCGTGCCTGTGTCATCCGGTCGCTGTACCACATGTACGAGCCTTTCGCATCTCGAGTCTCCAGGAATCCAGCTATTCCAGACAGTACTCccagcactttaaaaaattcCAGAGTAAGTGGAATCACTAAGGAAGTTGGAGATGTATGAGATGTTGCTCTTTCTCGTTTCTTGTTCtctttctagaagaaaaatagatgaTGTTTAGATGGTCGCCAGTGAAGCTTGGGTGTAGGATGATTACTAACTCTGaatagtgatttttaaaagtatactGGCTACTTGTATCTGTATAGTTGCTACTACAGAGGATTCTAGTTACTCTTCTGGGTAACTTCTGCCTAAGTCCTATCACAACATCTTTGTAATCAGCAAAAAGGCACTTGCTTCACTGAATGTCACAACTGCTAGGGATATTTgcagctctcccctcctctgTTGCAAATTTGTTGCTGAAAGGAGGTTGCAGTAGGATCAGCTTTTATATCTCCTGCTTTATTCTGATGCTGTCTGCCAGAATACATCTTTTCTCCGTAGCAGGCATCTGGAGAGATCAGAAGTGACACTGATAGCCTCTGAAAGGGAGTCACTTCATACTACGTTCCTGTAGGTCACCTATCGTCTTTGGTGTCTGGGCGAGGGAGGGTAGTGAGGTGGTGAGCATGGCAAATGTGCAGAGCAAATGTCTGCTTTGGGACTGGGGCTGCAGTTGTGTTGGGCTGTAAAGGGTTTGTCTCTGGTGTGGGCAGGCAATTCCCTTTGCTATCCCAGCTTGGAGCACTTGCATATCCATTCCTCCTTAATTGCTGTTGACCATTAACTCTGAAATGCCTCTGTGTCTCTTGTTTGGTTTTAACTTGCAACTGGCTGATACTCTGAGCAGCTTAAGCAACAATGTGAATTCTCCACCCTCCAAATCCAAAGTCAAAAACCTGTTGAATGAGGTTTTTGGAGCCAAACTGAAGTGGTTTTGGTTCAAGAGTTGTACTTTCTTTTCCGTGCAAAATAGAGCAACCTCATCTATCTGTATGTGACaaccctcctttcttccttcctctccctgggtggatactggaaaaaaaaagtcataccGCTTAGGGAGCATCCAGCAGTAACACAAGCAGgtggtgctgcagagcaggagaaaagcacACAGTTCTGTGTGTAGTCTTATCTCTGCATCCAGAGCTCTTCATTATCTTCCAGAATCCCCAGTTTGGGTatcatctttcttaaaaaataaaaagtaaaacatttctaGGAAATTCCAACTTAACCTTAGTCCTTCTGAGTCTAACTTCCTACCACTGCTCGGATCTGGTAGTGTGGCTGTAAGAGCTGGAAACCCTGAGATGATGCTGGCAGGGTCAGCATTTTGGAAGCATTCACGTTGACATCATAACGGCTTTGGTGCCCACTGCTAGTGCTTCTGTTGTACTAACGGTTTGAGGAAGATTCTTGAAGTGCAGTCTCTTattattcagcttttaaaaaaggaaattaaatggtGACGAGGCTTTGTTAGAACAGTAGAGGTTTGACCTAACCCCTTGGAGCATAAAAGAACCATCCTGAGTCTGGTCTTGCTGTACTACTGCATTGCAAGACTCTGAGCTCCACCTGTGTTACTGTGCACAGAACTGCCGCAGCACAGTGGGTACGGAGGAGGATCTGGCATTGCCTCCCCATGTTCTTGCTTTCATGGGCTTTGGTTATACCTTTACGGGTCATTGAAACTAATGGCAAATGCCTACATAAACTGCATGTGGCAAGAGGAGACCCCAGACCCGGGTGTTATCGAATCtagcttttcctctttaatttccttttttctttccctagcCTAGCTTGTGTGGGACACTGGAGCCGTTATGGTGTCAGCAGAAGTGTTTGCCCTTTAAAGACACCCCCATTATTTTTGGTGGAGCGGCAGGCCATACGGCGCGTCTGAAGGGCAGGACGGCTGACCCGTGGACGACATCCTCTGCCCCTTAGGAGGTACTGACCATTTTGTGCTTCACTACTTGCCATGACCAAACAAGTTGCTAGACCAGGCTGTCTCTGCAGGTGAACTACAAATGCCACTGATGGTGGAGTTAAActcagcagcatctgctgctcACCTGAGTTAAAAGAGATCTGGAGAACgtttttactggaaaaaactGAGGGCCACCTCCTCCCAGGTGGAGGTTACTTGGCGCATGTTTCTGAGCTTGACTCCACATAGCTTTGTTGTTCACCTCATGAAGATTGTGGAGATAAAGGTCCTTTAAGGACTCTTGTTTATGGACATGACTCAGAGTTGAAGTAAAGGGTCTTGTTATCACCTGTAGTCTCTAATTACAGAGCCCCCGTGGTGGAGGCTGGCTCTGGCTTTGTTTCATTTGGGGTCACGCTAGCCTGGAATGAAACTAAATGCGTGCTTCACCCTGCAACCCAGTCAGGCCTTCTCTTGGCGTGGGAGAGACTGTGTATGGGTCATGGGGAGTTGTCTTTATCCATattgttcttcattttcctgctgaCGCTGTTAAAAGGTAAGACCAGCTGTGGTAGGCTGGCATCTGTGGTGTGGAAACACTTTCAGTGATGGCTGGACTGACTTGCCGTATTCTTTTCTCGGATGCTGAAGGCTAGTTGCTTCTACTGACTGGTAGGCAGGGAATTTCCTTCCTACTCAGTTTAATACAGGAGTTCTGCTGAGACTCCTGCTCTAGAACGAGTGCTGCATGCTGGGATGGATCCTGTGGACCACACAGTGATAACTGGATTAAATTGGAGGACTCCTGGTGTGTGCCTGCATGGGAGGGCAGTGCTGGTTACCTCTGATGCTGTTGGAGgcccttttctcattttcttttaaaagggaCAGTAGATTGATCAGACTGTGCTATCCTCGCAGTGTTTTTATACTCTGAAGTATGACAGTCAGTGCCTAGTGATGTCAAGACCTTCTTTTGACACCACAGTGGCTTAGGAACTTTCTCATCTGTCACCTCATAGCTCATGTATTGGTCTTTGCATTTCCCTCTGGATTCTCTCCTCCTTGATCcttattctgttttcagttgttcCTCGCTTTAATCTTGTTTGGAGTCCAGTTTAATGGGAGTTCTTGGTGGGTGGGGGAAACGGGTGAATCTGTGCCGCTCACCTCTGCCTTCTGAAAGGGACAAATTGTGCAACgggatttttctgtttagcaCGTCAGTGGCTACATGTTGTATCATCCAGTTGCATGATGAGTTGGCCAACTTGAAACTGGGAGACCTAAACTGCTGAGTGTGTTCTTTGAGCATAATTAATTTGAATAAATGGCTCCTAACTGCTCCTATGTAATTGTGTTTGTAATTGGAAGCCTTTATGCTCTGCTAAAACTTATTTAAAGCAGTGCCTCTAAGGGTTTcataattttatgtttcttttttttttttttttcccacctcaGTGTCTGCTCTTCTGGTGCAAAAAGCTTGAAGGGAACAGACAAGAAGCAATGTGGGAATTCAACTTCAAGTTCAAAAAGCAGGTATGAAAGAAGAACCAGAATGGCTTTGACTGTTTTTGAAGCAGTAATGATTTTTCTGGgtggcagaaaggaaggtgGAAACTTTTTATGCGTTCAGATGATAAATGGAAACTCTGACTCCCATGATAAACTAAAGCACGTTCTGAAACTACACTTGGTTTTCAGTCTGTATTACCAAGACATTTAGAAtcctacatttttatttcctcatttgGTATCCTTTCTCTACTGTAAGATGTGGATCATTTGTTAGCACAAATAATCTAATCTTTGGGTCATCGCTACTGATTACTACCAAAAACCAGACTATTTGACTTTAGTGGTCAAAATGTAGACCAAAATCTGAAACTTCTTATTTTACCATTAGAAAGATTTCCCAGAGAAGTGAAGAAAGCCAACGCTGCCAATGAAAACCTCCAGTCATGGGTCTCAGGAGAAGCAAGTAGTTTCAGGCAACCTTGGGAATTCTGCAGCTTTCCCTTCTAAAGAAATAGTCCTGCAGATTGCCTCTCCTGAGTGatggctttttgttgtttatatAAAGCTGTGCCCAAATATGTAGGAATGCGGTGAGAACCTGCTAGTCAGCACCGGTGAGAAGCAGCCAAACTCTCATCATAGGTTCCTGCTTAGCTAAATAAGTCTCTCCTTTGTTTCAAGTCTCCCAGATTTAAGAGCAAGTGTTGCAAAGGTCTTCAGCCACCGATTCAGTATGAGGAAGTCCATACAAATCCGGATCAGGATTGCTGTCTACTGCAGATCACCACCTTTAACTTCATATTCGTGCCAATAGTCATGGGTATGACGTTTACCTTGGTAAGTGTTTGAGAAATCTGCCAGGCAAACTTTGCATGCACAGTTCCTGTAAGGAGATGAAGAGGACACCTCTTTGGTGGTGTGAAAATCCCACTGCTGCATCAACAAACCAATTCTGGCAGTCTTAAGGTTAATGATCAGAGGAAATGCTGAGGATCTTCTCAGTTTAGCTTCTGCATTTCCATCAGCTCTTCCCTATTTGGTGCAGCAAATACAGATGATGTTGAGAATCTGTAAGGAGCTGTGGTTGTGCAGCATCTGGGGCCAGATTACCTGTCAGTACTCCAGCAGGGTACAAGAGGTAGGGATGCACGAGAAGAGGTTTTCCCTCCTCAAGAAAATATCTCCTTACCTTACGGCAATAAATTCTGAGAGCAAAAACCTGTATGAGCAAACTCGCTCAATGTGTGTATGGTCCCTGACTGCTGATTGCTGGGAGAAAGAGCAGCTTTTGAACCAACTTCCACAAACTCAGCtccagacagcagcagagccgGTGTGCTTAGGCAAGAGCAGTGGTAAAGCGTGGGGCAGCACGTGTGGCTGTACTTGTAAGTCAGGGTTTCAGAAGTGGCCTGTGCCCAAGAGAGCTTCAGTCTGGCTTCACTTGAGAGTAGGGCAGTGAGTTCCAGACTTCCTTTGACAGCCACTTGCTTTCAAGTTCACTTCTGGCATTATTATTTGGGGTTGCCAGCCAGAGAGAACTGGTTTGAATCCCATGCTATAGATTCAGAGTGTAACTCTGCCAGCACCTGAAATACCTTAGACTTGTACAATTtagaggaatttaaaaaaaaaataaatctaaaattgTACTGTTAAGAACTCTTATTTATTCATCACTTTGATTTTCTGAAGCACCTCCTGGTCTCTTTACTTGCAGTTCACCATCAACGTGAGCACAGACATGAGGCATCATCGCGTGCGCCTGGTGTTCCAGGACGCCCCAGTTCGCAATGGCAAGAAACCTCGCCTTGACCAAGGAGTGCAGGTTGTGCTGGACCCTGTGCATAGCGTGCGGCTCCTGGATTGGTGGCACCCGCAGTACCCCTTCTCTCCAAAAGCTTAGTGCTCTCCTGAGTCTGCAGGAGCCGGCAGGTGACTGAATCTGGCAGGCTGAAGAGAATTTCTAGGAACCAGGAaatcctatttttatttcttaaataaattcTGCAGTCTCCTTGCAAGTGGTTGAAGCTACTGAGCTAGTCTGTATGTATATAACTTCTGGTCAGTGATGGGCAGAGCTGAGTGTAAAGCAGAAACTATTTGTAAACACACTTTTATGTAAAATTCACGTTTTATGATTTGAAAGGAGCTCCCTGGAACTGttcatttaaaatccttttggTGCTAATGAAAGTAgtcctgttttctgttgttcgggaagaagcaggaggttttgctttccagctttaATACGCCCAGAAACAATTTACAAACAAAATCCATGTTTGTTTTACGGCAGCATGATTGCATTCAAACACAGTGTGATATTTCAGTGTCTGAGAAGCAGTaagcaaagcagcagtgatCAACAATAATGCTGATTCACAGTCCAACAGATACGagtttaaggaaagaaaaaagtataaatgaTCAAACAAAGGAATTATTTCAAAGAGGATTTGTAAGGCAAAAGTCTTTCTTGAATGTAAAGATACTCCAAGTTCTCACACTGATGTTTCCTCTTTGAAAAGAAGATCTAAACctttaaaaccagaaagtgcttttcagagaagataaacagagagagggagaggagatggaggggatAAACTAAAAT encodes:
- the TMEM183A gene encoding transmembrane protein 183A, with the translated sequence MAPRGRPDAAAMPKRGARKRLKFRADDVCSERVTVADYANSDPAVVKSGRVKKAVANAVQQEVKSLCGLEASCVPAEEVLSVSGESCDSSDEMDTKESINGRAASRKKKSKRHKENPDGGGGEEYPIDIWLLLASYIRPEDIVRFSLICKKAWTVTCTAAFWTRLYRRHYSLDAYLPLRLRPESMEKLHCLRACVIRSLYHMYEPFASRVSRNPAIPDSTPSTLKNSRCLLFWCKKLEGNRQEAMWEFNFKFKKQSPRFKSKCCKGLQPPIQYEEVHTNPDQDCCLLQITTFNFIFVPIVMGMTFTLFTINVSTDMRHHRVRLVFQDAPVRNGKKPRLDQGVQVVLDPVHSVRLLDWWHPQYPFSPKA